One stretch of Archocentrus centrarchus isolate MPI-CPG fArcCen1 chromosome 5, fArcCen1, whole genome shotgun sequence DNA includes these proteins:
- the slc6a22.2 gene encoding solute carrier family 6 member 22, tandem duplicate 2 produces the protein MNVMNPGNSLGHTEPKPPEREQWASKLEFILAVAGHIIGLGNVWRFPYLCYKNGGGAFFIPYVLFLFTCGIPLFFLETSLGQYTSQGGITCWRKICPLFEGLGYGSQVVVLYTGMYYIIILAWTFLYLFSSFGAELPWASCHNSWNTNGCFEHGQNQTFPVDPYGNSTSSVVEFWERRILGLSDGIDQIGNIRWDLALCLLLAWVLCYFCIWNGVKTTGKVVYFTATFPYVMLVVLLVRGLTLSGAKDGIIFYLYPDPSRLTDPEVWMDAGSQIFYSYGVCTGVLTSLGSYNKYNNNCYRDCVYLCLLNSLTSFVAGFAIFSVLGFMAKEQGLDISMVAESGPGLAFIAYPRAVALMPLPQLWAIFFFIMVIFLGLDSEFVYQEALATTISDMYPSFFQNNCCRKLLLLGICVGSFLVGLLMVTEGGLYIFQLFDYYACSGMTLLLFAIIQSLCIGWVYGGDRHYDNIQDMIGYRPWPLMKYCWQYFTPAICTCTFLFSLVKYTPLKFNNTYEYPWWGYAIGGFFTLSSTLMVPLWMLYSVCVTPGTLRQRLKLLCTPAKDLPTAGLKKALNHEAFQTFTDLHTLRKTASPDGDELTQGSSII, from the exons ATGAATGTGATGAACCCTGGGAACAGCCTGGGACACACTGAGCCCAAACCTccagagagagagcagtgggCCAGTAAGCTGGAGTTCATCCTGGCAGTAGCCGGACACATTATTGGGCTGGGAAATGTCTGGAGGTTTCCATACCTTTGCTACAAAAATGGAGGAG gggctttcttcattccttatgttttgtttttgttcacctGTGGCATCCCACTCTTTTTCCTGGAGACATCTTTGGGCCAGTACACCAGCCAGGGTGGAATAACATGTTGGAGAAAAATCTGCCCACTGTTTGAAG GTTTAGGTTACGGAAGCCAAGTGGTTGTTTTGTACACTGGAATGTATTACATCATTATACTGGCTTGGACGTTTCTCTACCTGTTTTCGTCCTTCGGGGCTGAACTTCCATGGGCGAGCTGTCACAACAGTTGGAACACAA ATGGCTGCTTTGAACATGGTCAAAATCAAACGTTTCCTGTTGACCCATATGGAAACAGTACATCTTCAGTTGTTGAATTTTGGGA GAGGAGAATTTTGGGCCTGTCTGATGGAATAGATCAAATTGGTAATATCCGTTGGGACCTGGCCCTTTGTCTACTTCTTGCCTGGgttttgtgttatttctgtATCTGGAATGGAGTGAAGACCACAGGAAAG GTGGTGTACTTTACCGCCACATTTCCATacgtgatgctggtggtgtTGCTGGTTCGTGGTCTCACATTATCTGGAGCCAAAGATGGAATTATCTTCTACCTCTACCCAGACCCATCTCGTCTCACTGATCCAGAG GTATGGATGGATGCAGGCAGTCAAATTTTCTATTCCTATGGAGTTTGCACAGGTGTTCTGACATCATTAGGAAGTTACAACAAGTACAACAACAACTGCTACAG GGATTGTGTTTACCTTTGCCTGTTAAACAGTTTAACCAGTTTTGTAGCTGGTTTTGCCATATTCTCTGTACTTGGTTTCATGGCAAAAGAACAAGGTTTGGATATATCGATGGTAGCTGAATCAG GACCTGGATTGGCATTTATTGCTTATCCTCGTGCTGTGGCTTTAATGCCGCTTCCTCAGCTCTGGGCGATTTTCTTCTTCATCATGGTCATCTTTCTGGGATTAGATAGTGAG TTTGTATATCAAGAGGCGCTGGCCACAACAATCTCTGACATGTACCCTTCCTTCtttcaaaacaactgttgccgtAAACTCCTTCTTCTTGGCATTTGTGTTGGAAGCTTCCTTGTTGGCCTTCTGATGGTAACAGAG GGAGGCCTTtatatttttcagctgttcgACTACTATGCCTGCAGTGGGATGACTCTCCTACTTTTTGCTATTATTCAGTCTCTCTGTATAGGATGGGTCTATG GTGGAGATCGTCACTATGACAATATACAGGACATGATTGGGTATCGACCATGGCCTTTAATGAAATATTGTTGGCAGTACTTCACACCAGCTATCTGTACT TGCACGTTTCTCTTCTCCCTGGTCAAATATACCCCACTCAAATTCAACAACACCTATGAGTATCCCTGGTGGGGCTATGCCATTGGAGGCTTTTTTACTCTCTCCTCAACACTCATGGTTCCTCTGTGGATGTTGTATTCAGTGTGTGTCACTCCAGGAACACTGAGACAG AGACTGAAACTTCTGTGCACGCCAGCAAAGGACTTACCTACTGCAGGACTGAAGAAAGCATTAAACCATGAAGCATTTCAGACTTTCACAGACTTGCACACGCTGCGTAAGACAGCAAGTCCAGATGGAGATGAACTAACACAGGGATCGTCTATTATATAA